The following are from one region of the Pygocentrus nattereri isolate fPygNat1 chromosome 20, fPygNat1.pri, whole genome shotgun sequence genome:
- the kctd10 gene encoding BTB/POZ domain-containing adapter for CUL3-mediated RhoA degradation protein 3, with amino-acid sequence MEEMSGESVVSSAVPAATTRTTSFKGSSPSSKYVKLNVGGALYYTTMQTLTKQDTMLKAMFSGRMEVLTDSEGWILIDRCGKHFGTILNYLRDGVVPLPESRRETEELLAEAKYYLVQGLVDECQAALQNKDAYEPFCKVPLVTSSKEEQRLIATSNKPTVKLLYNRSNNKYSYTSNSDDNMLKNIELFDKLSLRFNGRVLFIKDVIGDEICCWSFYGQGRKIAEVCCTSIVYATEKKQTKVEFPEARIYEETLNILLYESQDGRGPDNALLEATGGAAGRSHHLDEDEERERIERVRRIHIKRCGPDDRTHHHQ; translated from the exons GTGGTGAGCTCAGCCGTGCCGGCGGCTACAACAAGGACCACCTCCTTCAAGGGTTCCAGCCCCAGCTCGAAGTATGTGAAGCTGAACGTAGGAGGGGCTCTCTACTACACTACCATGCAGACGCTCACCAAGCAGGACACCATGCTGAAGGCCATGTTCAGCGGCCGCATGGAGGTCCTCACAGACAGCGAAG GCTGGATCCTGATCGACAGGTGTGGGAAGCACTTCGGGACCATCCTCAACTACCTGCGGGACGGCGTGGTGCCTCTTCCAGAGAGCCGGCGTGAGACAGAGGAGCTGCTGGCCGAAGCAAAGTACTACCTGGTGCAGGGCCTGGTGGACGAGTGCCAGGCTGCTCTGCAG AACAAAGATGCCTATGAACCCTTCTGTAAAGTGCCCTTGGTGACATCGTCTAAGGAAGAGCAGAGACTTATTGCCACGTCCAATAAG cctACTGTCAAACTACTGTACAACAGAAGCAACAATAAATACTCCTATACCAG TAACTCCGATGACAACATGCTGAAGAACATTGAGCTGTTCGACAAGCTGTCTCTGCGATTTAACGGACGCGTCCTCTTCATCAAAGATGTTATCGGCGACGAGATCTGCTGCTGGTCCTTTTACGGCCAGGGCCGGAAGATAGCCGAGGTGTGCTGCACCTCCATCGTCTACGCTACTGAGAAGAAACAAACTAAG GTTGAGTTCCCTGAGGCGCGCATCTATGAGGAGACGCTGAACATCCTGCTGTACGAGTCTCAGGACGGCCGCGGTCCAGACAACGCGCTGCTGGAGGCCACCGGGGGCGCCGCGGGACGCTCGCACCACCTGGACGAGGACGAAGAGCGCGAGCGCATCGAGAGAGTTCGCCGAATCCACATCAAACGATGTGGACCCGACGACCGCACGCACCACCACCAGTGA